A window of Punica granatum isolate Tunisia-2019 chromosome 8, ASM765513v2, whole genome shotgun sequence genomic DNA:
attctctcaaacgagagccaatttttcctttttttcctctgGGTTCTGTTGTGTCCATCCCCAATTCGATTTCCCCccctttaattgcaatttttggTTGAGATTTCGGCCAATTTggggaggaaatcgcggaaATCCGCGATTTCCTATTCTGGGCAGGTCGGGGATCGtgggcagccggcgagcgctgcccggcccctgcccggcctgcccgaatttttttttttctcttttttttttaaattagggccggcgggtcacgggcagccggtcaacgctgcccggccctgcccgactcttttctttttttttttttaagaaaaggtgataaattgggaaatgacaattttgcccccctcggagccgatggaccgaaattaggtgctgacactATCTCTTGAAAAATGAAGAAGCAATCAACGGTGTCTCGCTCTTCGGCTAAAGCAGAGTATCGAGCTATGGCAGGAGTAGTTAGTGAAGTCTTATGGCTCTAGAGTTTACTTCATTCTCTTGGGATCAATTATTCTACGCCTACTCGACTATTTTGCGATAACCAGGCTACTTTACATATTGCAGCTAACCCAGTATTTCATGAGCGACCGAAGTATATAGAGATCGATTGCCACTTCGTTCGTGATCATATTCGGTCTCGCGTGATCAAAACAGCACACATATCGTCAAGACTGGAACTTGCAGATATCTTCACGAAAGCTTTAGGGCGAGATCGATTTCGTTTTCTCTTGGGCAAGTTGAGCATTCGAGATACTcatgctccaacttgagggagAGTATTACATGATATATTATTGCCAAGACTAGCGGGTCTATTTTGTATCATATAATCTAAGTTAGCCTAATTAGTTTCATGTATAATAGGCAATTGGATATCGTAGaattttttcctatttttctttcttgtacTCAGCTATATGTACATTACTGGAGTATAATCGAATTAAGCATTTTGAGCTTCCCATTCATTGGTTTCTCACAATAGGTACCCTCATGTCATCGAATATATTGAGTGTAGCTCTTGTAAtattcagtttttttttaaatatatatatatattgagtgcagctcattgatttttttcccctttgaCCTATTACAATTTACAATAGAAGCAAATGGCCTAATAAAGTAATAAGGAAAGTGGAAAAGACGTTGAAAGTCCCACCAAAAGCACTTTGTTTTATATGAGGGTACGAATATGTAGCGTGCTAGACACTATCATCTAATATTAAAGGCTTATTTggtattagaaaattatttaactCAACTCTGTTCAACtctactttaactctacttatcttcaattcaataatacaattattatttttccctttttttcaatttttttaaccatttaattcaatttttaatactaaattctctcaactattcattacttttttttcataattcaataacactatcattactttctctcaactatttattattttttcacactttttctcataattcaacaacacaatcattacaaatcaattaaaatcaaaacttaattctactcaactctaaaaccaaacacaatttaaaaaattctaaatttaatttatattacgGGACTATTGTTACCCTTTTCGtctagaatttttatttcatattaaTAGGCGATCGGCCTCTTTAGTcttttgtaaagaaaaaaatgagccTATGTATCATTCTCACTCTATATGTTGTAGCCCTTTCTACGGTAATCAACATCAATTCGTGCATTTGCTTCTCGAAAATCAATGAATGTCCATTAATAACATAAACGAGTACAGTGGAAAATATTCAAGAGGGTAACATTACAGAGCTCGGAAAAACAATAGATCCACCTAAATCTCTTCAAAGGAAGATACAAGTGACTAAAGCACATTAGATAATCATAGATATAATTGTAGAGATCATTCAAGTTGCCGCATTTCATTCTCAACCTCTTGCGACTAAACTCTATATGGACCTCAGTGAAAACCGAAAAGCAGAGCATAACGCAATTCATATAGAGACTACTTCACAAGGAAGCAAGGCCAAGAGAAGTCTTGGACCGGTACTCGACGTTGGAGCCCTCCACAGATCATACCTCTAGATCAATCAAACAATCAATTCCTAAACGGCTGATCCCAAGACATTCAAATCAATTTAGCTAGATTCCTATGGTTGGTTCAAATCAATGGCAgctcaattaataaaaaaactagCCAGACCATCAAATCAGAGTACTTAGTTTCTTTGATCGGTTTAAACCAGTGAATATTTTCGAGAAGTCGAAACCTGCAAAAACCCAATAAAAAAGGCGAAGCCACAAAAGTTTGGATTTGTAGGTGGTTGGTACGATCAACTGGCACGGGAGTACAATCctttgtggtggagggaggaGATTCCATCGCGTGGACGAGGGCGATTATCTGCAGAGAAGAAGCCATCGTCTAAGAGGGGAGGGAAGGGGAGGGAGTCACACCGAGTCGAATAGTCAGGGGGTACGTCGCCTAGAGAATTTTAATGATATTCGTGCATTTGAAACTTAGcgaattttaataatattataatgtaAATTAAAGAACACATGTAACAAATATTGACCAAGTCCGGGATATAATATAAGTCCAACCTTTTCAATACAACAGGAagtctttctttattttactttgctttattttattatttttttaaaggggAAGTCTTTCTTGAATACAAAAGCTCGGCGATCAAGTAAGAAACTGCCGAATCGGAATGTCACAATTAGCATTGAACTAGTGAGGTAGCTCATGCAACAATTAGCAGGGAGCTTACCTGGTCCCGCCCCCTGTACCGTCTCGAAATCCAAATGAATACATTCGATCGCAAAAATGCAACACAGTTGATTACACCCTAAAATTCTTGGCTCCAATCGACTGTGCTAATTTTGGGCCCCTTCCCAGACAGTATAGGATGGGACCGGCTTTTGTATTTTAAATTTCCCAATTAGCAATAACGCGCTGGCTattgtatttttatattttagttaataaatttttttgatgtATACTCTGATATCTTGAAATCCAATAAATActgactaatccaattcgagTTGGGTTAGCCCAATAAGCGTCAAAACTCtcccaataaaaaattttctctaTATACAAGACTCGAACCCGAAACTTTACTTAAGGAAAATAAGTATCGAACAGCTTGAAccaatatttatttgtttagttaataagatttttattgatttatgaatccatatttaatatatttaggTGGGATTTTCCATAGCATCTGGATTCTATAGTGTGACTACCAAATGCAACACGATGAGCTCGTGTAATCAGCGCACTTTCTTAGTACATAACAAACGAAAGCAAATGGTATGCAATGCATTCGACTATGATAACAATAGGGAAATAGCATAAGATAACATAAAAAGTTTTGGAATATCGTGTATTATCTTCTCGTGTTGAGGTCGTAGCTACTCAGACATAACCAATTAAAACTTATTCAAAATCTTGTGCCAGAGCCTGGGATCAACAGATAGACGGAAGGTAGGTGGGCGGAGTCGCGGGAGGTCACGCTACCTCGCTTGGGGATAGCTGGTTAATGGAAGATATGCCATATATGAGGGAGGAGGCAGAGTCCTAGAGCTCCTTAATTTGTTACCAGTTCGACTTCATTGTTTATCACCATATTGTTAATTGGCTCAAAACCATAGTTTTATGGTGTGGCCTAAAGATTATAAGTGCCTCCATATTTCGGTATATGGATATCATATTTTTTCGGTACTTGAGCAAATATACTATATCCTAttttgtgtgtatatatatatatatatatatataaggtcCACTGGATCAAATAAGTGATTTATACACATGGTGAATATACATGAACATGCATACTTAAACCTAAAGCAAATGCTCATAGCTGGGTGATGAAATCGGACACTTCATCAtgtaaagataataattttaggGTTTCCTATGTATGTAGGGGATGGCTTATTTTGATAATCGGACGGGGTTAGAATCCATAAAATTAGTACAAGTGCCTAGCTTTGAACATGATCGCGTGGAAGTGAATCTTGAACACTATCACAAGGAGAGATTAGATACTCCTGCAATATAGTGTTTGTGAGCTTTTACTCTTTAGCATGCATGTGTGGATCGACCAACGAAATTGGGATCTTATGTTTTGACATACCATGCATGAGATCTTTTATGAATCAATTGATCCGTTTGTTAGACATACGCAAAGAGTTAGCTGGAACGTGCATATACAATAGAAAATCTATGCTGACCTATTTAGGTTTTAGGTTAATTGTCCCCTTAAGTCGTTTTAGTTGATCATTTAGAAACTAGACCTTCAGTGATGTAGCTTTATGTCATGTCAAGTGttgaaatatttgttgatTCTATTAGCCAATTTTCACAAGTATTACGTTCAAGGATATTCGTCTTTTGGATGAGAGGCTCAAGAGTGTAGGTTTTGTTTATACAGCGGTAATAAAtagaattttacttttataagtggtatatttatttttttcgattataaaatGTTATATTTATTCATCATAAAATATGTTCACACTGAGTACCACCTAGGGAACAAACATCAGCAACAATAACAACGAGGCATCaactttcaaaattcaaatgcCTAGAGCTAGAGCTAGAGAAGAAATTGCaactttaaaaaagaaaatctaggCAACAAGTAGCTTTCATAATCACTGTTGAGAATACCTCCTTTAATGTGCTTCCCACAGGCTTGCTCTgcttttggaaaaaaaaaatagaggtaTTCTTTTTCGGTTTAAAAGGAAATCAATGAATCTAGAAGAGGATCCATAGATGAGAAGAAATACACGGGCATGGGGAGTCCTATTGGTAAGACTAACACTCAAGACCTTTTTTAATACAAATCGAGAGTAATGCCACTACATCAAAACTCCTTCTAAGACAAAAGTCCTTTTAGAATTGGTTTGGGAGTATTGTTGCTAATGGAGATctactaaaataaaattattgaaaattaagtgTTGATTTCAGAATACGTTAAAATGTTTGAATAAAActtatttaaaattgaaaataaaaagaaaaaggcaatTATTAATACTTGAAATAAGCAGAAACAGATTTTACACGCACCTATTAACCTGCTTGGGGAAATCACGTTTGCAATCACAATATTGACCCAAATCATGGTTTCAAAAACTCACACCAAGTACCAAATCTGgttaaaattatttagaaaaatgatTATGAAATATTTCACCGCACTCCCAAACCAACTCTTAATTTTGCTTTTTGTGATGGGAATATTCCTAAACATACACCTAACACCAAGTTTGTGACTTTGAGGCTTCATTGACTTCTTAATTTTGCTTTCTGTGATGGGAATATTCCTAAACATACACCTAACGCCAAGTTTGTGACTTTGAGGCTTCATTGACCTTAAACCGGAAAAACCAGTAACCTTACAAggaaaagtatatatagtatTACTAGTCCATAGATTTAATACATCTAAGCATTTCAATCGTATATAGGTGACAAACATGGAAAAAAGTAGTGCCCtaggtaaatatataaaaatgaaatatattttgaatttattataCTGTGACTATAACTTATGGGCACGTACTTTTTAAGTGCTAACAAGTACAACGGAATATTCGATATACCATTGTTCGTCCACTATATTGCAGAACAATGTCCATGtcctttataataaattaattgtatCTGATTAAACTAAAGTTGGATTATTAATATCAATTAATCTGCTCAAACAGCTTTCAAGAAAGAACAAGTACAACGAAATATTCGATATCCCATTGTTCGTCCATTATATTGCAGAACAATGTCTATGTCcttcataataaattaattgtatCTGATTAAAGTAAAGTTGGATTATTAATATCAATTAATCTGCTGAAAAAGCTTTCAAGAAAGGACGACTAGTTGAGCAATTTTGAATGAATAATCTAATACAACTTGTGAAGAAAGGAGTGGATGACGGCACTTAACCTTTCGTCATTTGGTCCTCGGCATCCTCATGTCATCAATATATTGAGAATAGCTCATTGATTGgttctctttgttttttctttttttaaatccttgtaatttcacaattaataatatcaatttttcaattataatagAGGTTAATGGTCTAATTAAGAGACACCGGAAGCAAAAGTAAAAGGAATACTATAAAAGTATCACCAAAATCTCTTAATTCCTAACGATGGTATACGTTACTCTCAATGCATTGCATCCCTTTTCGCAATAGACATTTCAAACTTTgagaaatttcaatattttagtGCAAATCTAAGAacatatatttgacaaaaatgTAGTATCGACTCAATCCTCGATGCAAGTCAACCTTTTTAAGTCTTTTTTCTATGTAGCCTTGACTAAATCCTCGATATAAGTCAACCTTTTTTAATACAAGGGAAGTATTTTTCTTGAGTTGGATGTCACAATGTTCAGCATTAAATTCATCCGGGAATTGACATTTCTGCTATTCAAAATCCACCGATTCATGTTGACATGTCGCTGATTCAAAATCCACCAAATCATGCTAACGTGTCTGCTATTCAAAACCAACAATCTCATGGCAGTCCCATGCGTACGACTTTTAATATTGTTTATGAACCGTTAAAAACAGTggcaattttcattttcaacagAGACCCATCCGAAGGCATATCCTTCAAAAATCTTCGGAGGAAATTGATTCGACTGAATTTTTGCACTTACTTGGGTTTATTGCAAACCTGGCCAGGCAATGACAAGGGATCCCGGTTCAACCGGTTGGCCCGAGCTAGGTTTGAAAACATCGCTTTGAACCGCCTTTATCCAAACATATGGTAAAAAATTTGagggatggaattttcaaaGGCATGGAAGTTTGGGGACTaacttttgtatttttaaagtTTTGGAAGCGAAGTGAGAGCTTAAAGCTAAAAAGCCGCTGTAGTCAGGAAAAGCGATATTCTAACCGAccaattatcaaaaaataaagacaTTATAACTAATCCATTCATCATATACATGAATGATTTAAATTTGCCAATTTAGTACTAGTAGAACGGCCATTTTTCCGATACGGATTTTCGAGCACTGCTGCATGTTGCTCATGGCATCGACGGATGCACCGCTTCATGCATGAATCCTACCGTAAAACCGGATCATATGCCATGATAATTGATACTGGATTTAATAATTGGGCTCAGCTGGAACATCATTTCTCTCGGTGGGCTTAGGAACTTTTTCCTGCCCTGCTAATTGCATTGAGGCTCTGCATTTTCGTCAAGGTAAAGCCTCAACGTCTTACTGCCTATGATGGGTCGGGCAACATATGGCCCGATAACATCCTGGCAGAGCTGCGGTATGGTTCagttttttcagatttttcctCCTGCCGAAGGCCGTGTGCATCGTGGCATAGGATCAGAATGAGACAGAATTGAAGACATGGAGGGTTTGATTCGTTGTCGCTCCTCGCCGTAGTCTTACGGGTCAGAGAGCTTGAGCATTGGACAATAATATAGGACTTGGTATGACAGTTCTGGTTAGAAACCGCTCCTCGCCGTAGTCTTACGGGTCAGAGAGCTTGAGCATTGGACAATAATATGGGACTTGGTGACAGCTCTTGTAGCATTTCTAACGCACTAGGGGCAGCACAGTTAAAACCAAACCGAACTAGAGATTCAAGCAACCCACTGTTCTTTTCGACAGAGACAATTTTTCCTCTTAAATCATATAATCGTATACCATTTCTTGTCTGCTTCCGGCAGTTGCAATGCCATAATTGATACGACACGATGGTATGTGGAGGGAATGGAATTCCCACTGATCAGCTAATCGAGTATTTTAAAAGCAATAAGAagaatagagagagaaaatgggGACAAATCTGGCACTACATACATCATTACAATCTAAGTAAAGAACTATGGTCAGTGACCTATTTTGCTGTCTGGTCTTTTCTTAAAAAACATTGAGGCAGTAGCATCAGggcctctctctctgtctctctcttgCCCTCTGTAAGGGATGAGGATTgacgaaaaagataaaaattaagGGAACAAATAAACATTTGAGACAAataaaacagagagagaaggggacGCAGGACATGAGAAACATTTGAATACTTCACAATTTCCTGCAGCAGGCAGAGGTTCTTTCTCCCTACGTAGGACAGGGTGAGCGAAGCCCATCATAACTGAAGGGAAGGGCACTGCCTTCTTGCGTGCTCGGGGATCAGCCTCGCAAGCATCTCTGCGGGCACTCTCTTCAGCTCTGAGATGATCAGCAACAGAAAACTTTTAGTTTGAATCAGTAGAATTGAGAATCATAACTTTCTTGCTTTGTCTTTATTAAGGTGAATAGAAGTTTTAATAGGGTCCTCTCAGCATTTACCATGGGCCTTGAAGTTGAAGAGTGGCGGAAGCGGGCGGCCATTTGGGAGTCGGGTGTTGGGGTCACGAAGCTCATCAAAAAATGGGTGAACCAATGCCTCCAGCTGCATAGGCAACCGCAAAAATCAGCTCAAGAGTATATCtctgtacatatatattgatggGACATGAACAGCTAGGTTGTCTGGTAGTGTCTTAGTTAATTCTCAATTATACTCACCGCTGTACTTCGAAGGTTCGGAGAGTACTGCAACAACCTTGACACAAGATCAACAGCTTCAGGGGGCATGCGCTTGTAAAATATCTGTAATGAACAAATACATTAGTTATGAGTGACCTGAGAGATCAATACTACATATTCGAGTGAGGTACAAATCAAATACTTCATTGCGCACCTTGTGCCATGGATGGGCTTTGATTTGCGGGAATTTGAACTCAGTATAGTTCGGGTTCATGCATTTAATTTCCTCCCTAGTTGGGGTGCCCAGAACCTGCAACATAGTGAAATAAGATCAATAACAGTACAATTAGTACGTACAAAATAAAACACTACACGAGATATCATTACATTAGAGAATTCATTAGATCCCATATGATTACCTTGATGATTTCAACGAGCTGGTCTACCCCACTCTCACCAGGAAAGAGCGGCTGCATCAAAAAAGTTACTCTTATTAATCTAAATGTCCATAACAAaaagcaaaaaggaaaaacaaaaagaaaaggcaaacGCAAAGCAATATACCAACCTGTCCAATGAGTAGCTCTGCTAGCACACAACCAGCGGACCAGATATCAATTGCTGTGGTATACTCCGTCGCACCAAATATAAGCTCAGGTGCACGATAGTACCTCGAACAGATGTAAGATATGTTAGGTTCCCCTTTGACCTGCCAGAGACAATCCCAGAAATGAGTTAGGATTAATAACCACTACCGAattatttttggataagtCACTACCATATTATTTGACCaggaaatagaagaaaaattaCGAACCAGAACTTTAGCACTGCCGAAGTCACATAATTTGAGTTGGTGGGTATGTGGGTTAACCTGTCAGATAAACATAACCAGTTGTGTCAAGTGATAGAACTTTAAGATATATAAGAAagattgaaaaaattgaattttttctttattaaaatttaccAGTAAATTTTGGGGCTTTATGTCCCTGTGGCATACTCCGATACAGTTGTGAATGTATGCAAGTGCCCTGCAGATCTGTCAATGGATTACAAAAGTCGAGGACTTCACGTCAGCTCCACAAGCAAACTTCACAAAGCTTCACAAATTAAAGACGAAATAAAAATCGATCTACATAGACATGAGTGGTACCTGATAAAAGTAGAGCTTCACGTAGATTAGTGGCATCCTCTGGTTCATCTTGTTATAATGCTTGATCACACGGTGCACAGTCTCGGGCACATACTCGAGCACAAGATTCAGGTAGAGCTCGTCCTTCTCAGTGGTGGAGAAGAAACAGTGCTTGAGAGACACGACATTGGGGTGTTCGAGAAGTCGCATGGTCTGCAACTCCCGGTTCTTGAACCGCTTGTCTTGAAGAACCTTTTTAATTGCGACAGTTTCACCGGTCTCCAAGCACTTTGCCTGTAACAGGAATTGGATTAGCAAAAGGCAAATGTCATGTTCCAAACCATATCCCGTcataatatttcttttcaatacaagaaaacaaaaaagaggaCTTTTGCTTTCTCCAAAAAGCCGCAAGTGTTTATATCAGGAGGTTGGGTCCTTCAAGAGCACTATAGACCTGTTTAAGTGCTACTGCCCATGCATTGGCCTCCCATTCTAGTGTATTACACACCTGGGCCTCCATCACTAATACAGCCCACACCTAAATATGTTCCTCGTGAACCATAATACCTCCAGAAAATATATGTGCTTGAAAACATTTCGCTGAAAAATATCTTCAGTTAAAAATATAGTCAAAGTCAAAAACAATAT
This region includes:
- the LOC116187431 gene encoding shaggy-related protein kinase alpha-like; translation: MMASVGIAPISGLREPGGNAAGVDRLPNEMNDMKIRDEREAEETVVDGNGAEAGHIIVTNIGGKNGQPKQTISYMAERAVGRGSFGVVFQAKCLETGETVAIKKVLQDKRFKNRELQTMRLLEHPNVVSLKHCFFSTTEKDELYLNLVLEYVPETVHRVIKHYNKMNQRMPLIYVKLYFYQICRALAYIHNCIGVCHRDIKPQNLLVNPHTHQLKLCDFGSAKVLVKGEPNISYICSRYYRAPELIFGATEYTTAIDIWSAGCVLAELLIGQPLFPGESGVDQLVEIIKVLGTPTREEIKCMNPNYTEFKFPQIKAHPWHKIFYKRMPPEAVDLVSRLLQYSPNLRSTALEALVHPFFDELRDPNTRLPNGRPLPPLFNFKAHELKRVPAEMLARLIPEHARRQCPSLQL